From Podospora bellae-mahoneyi strain CBS 112042 chromosome 3, whole genome shotgun sequence, the proteins below share one genomic window:
- a CDS encoding hypothetical protein (EggNog:ENOG503P0R3; COG:S), with protein MSSRPRRSAAQRATVKITDLADRDNKDNERTMSSRSSNRRSGNGIASVSRRPGSSPTGPADADQHIHLTVKTSSSKLRQATSGTSSNNNNNNNNNNNNNSKRKAIPSTSTPRPGSSGGKRTRGGGNRYVIESSEGDDVDEEEEDEDEEEEEPKQEIEVKGNSNRSGLRNDLEDDDDEEDEEEEEEEEDEDEDMDDGDDMDVDAEGEEDDDEDVDMSIAPPPPAIKVTKPQRGVAVPASKAKTTPVKAKPAIHYADDDDDEELSELESEPEDITMGVDAEEGEEEEEEEEEEEEDAEGEEEDIDAEGEEEIVVDDEDAEGGEDDDLDSELGSRGGTPDLSKLTARQRAKLGEASHEYLKLSDEVQAKKVFTAEELSMRRAEMARRRRNLSEKRNEEVKMETINKLLKKQAPKTNRKNALLAAGGYDTPDGTAEAAPRADPMFVRWVNNKDGSKVSVPDEMLAGPAGRVFIKGGLASGRMVEEVS; from the exons ATGTCGTCCCGGCCGCGTCGCTCGGCCGCTCAGCGCGCCACCGTGAAAATCACTGACCTCGCCGACAGAGATAACAAGGATAACGAGCGCACCATGTCGTCACGCTCGTCCAACCGCCGCTCAGGAAACGGCATCGCCTCTGTGTCGCGGAGGCCTggatcctcccccaccggTCCTGCAGATGCCGACCAGCATATCCACTTAACAGTCAAGACCTCATCTAGCAAGCTTCGCCAGGCCACCAGCGGGacaagcagcaacaacaacaataacaacaataacaacaacaacaacaacagcaaacgGAAAGCTATccccagcacctccaccccccggCCAGGATCTTCAGGAGGGAAACGGACCAGAGGAGGCGGAAATCGCTATGTTATCGAAAGTAGCGAGGGCGACGACGtagatgaggaggaggaagacgaagacgaggaagaggaggagccgaAACAGGAGATTGAAGTTAAGGGAAACAGCAACCGTTCCGGTCTCCGAAACGACCtagaagatgacgacgatgaggaagacgaagaggaggaggaagaagaagaggatgaagatgaggatatggatgatggggatgacaTGGACGTTGATgctgaaggggaagaggacgatgatgaggatgtcgacATGTCCATtgctcctccgccgcctgcTATCAAGGTCACCAAGCCTCAGAGGGGTGTGGCTGTCCCTGCCAGCAAGGCAAAGACCACGCCTGTCAAGGCTAAACCGGCTATTCACTAcgctgatgatgacgatgatgaggagctTAGTGAGCTGGAGAGCGAGCCGGAGGATATCACCATGGGAgttgatgccgaggagggggaggaggaggaagaggaggaggaggaggaggaggaggatgctgagggggaggaggaggatatcgatgccgagggagaggaggagattgtggttgatgatgaggatgctgaagggggggaggatgatgatctGGACAGCGAGCTGGGGAGCAGAGGGGGGACGCCAGATCTGTCAAAACTCACGGCCAGACAGAGGGCTAAGCTTGGAGAGGCATCTCACGAGTACCTTAAGCTGTCTGATGAGGTCCAAGCGAAGAAGGTTTTCACCGCCGAGGAGCTGTCCATGAGACGTGCCGAGATGGCCAGACGCAGACGGAATCTGAGCGAGAAGCGGAAtgaggaggtcaag ATGGAAACcatcaacaagctcctcaagaAGCAAGCGCCCAAGACAAACCGGAAGAATGCGCTTCTTGCCGCGGGTGGGTATGATACCCCGGATGGCACCGCCGAGGCTGCTCCCCGTGCTGATCCCATGTTTGTGAGGTGGGTCAACAACAAAGACGGAAGCAAGGTGTCTGTTCCGGATGAGATGTTGGCTGGACCTGCCGGGAGGGTTTTCATCAAGGGTGGTTTGGCTTCGGgcaggatggtggaggaggtctcTTAG
- a CDS encoding hypothetical protein (EggNog:ENOG503P30P; COG:S), giving the protein MTDADKKPDPEVPAATEPAVLETPPTNIEPSTNTEAESSTAPAPEKTREATLQQARIFLKDTETQKATAAQKTEFLKSKGLSDSDIQDLLKEVTQDAPHLDQQSRLTTTTSVLPKEDRPPIVTYPEFLTTPSRPPPLITPNIFLNTVYAFTGLSTLIYGTSKFVLEPMVTSLTASRIELATAANDNLSKLVTKLEETVSQIPTYPSHDQDQSPRQSLDMQSQYDDPTELFHRDIGIQTEDTPRSSLNLSTPLFPGNAKETATNYQARRLSGLVKSLRQVNEGLASQSEGYADVKTVLEVMRDDLEGLARETSGEVYGGYNMYGARQERDDEIRRAKENIRRVKGVLLSSRSFPGDRSGVVTAGQGRGGGFGIGGR; this is encoded by the exons aTGACCGACGCCGACAAGAAGCCAGACCCAGAAGTCCCCGCGGCCACAGAGCCCGCCGTGCTCGAGACGCCCCCGACAAACATCGAGCCATCAACGAACACCGAAGCTGAGTCTTCCACTGCGCCGGCGCCAGAGAAGACGCGAGAAGCCACCCTCCAGCAGGCGCGCATCTTTCTCAAAGACACCGAGACCCAAAAGGCGACCGCAGCCCAAAAAACAGAGTTTCTCAAGAGCAAAGGGCTGTCGGATAGTGATATTCAAGACCTCCTAAAGGAAGTTACCCAAGATGCGCCA CACCTCGACCAACAATCACGcctaaccaccaccacctccgtccTCCCAAAAGAAGACCGCCCCCCCATCGTCACCTACCCCGAATTCctcaccactccctcccgccccccacCCCTAATCACCCCAaacatcttcctcaacacaGTCTACGCCTTCACGGGGTTGTCAACCCTCATCTACGGCACCTCCAAATTTGTCCTCGAACCCATggtcacctccctcaccgcctcGAGGATTGAACTCGCCACAGCAGCGAATGATAACCTCTCCAAATTGGTCACCAAGCTAGAAGAAACCGTttcccaaatcccaacctACCCCTCCCACGACCAGGACCAGTCCCCTCGTCAGTCACTAGATATGCAATCCCAATACGACGATCCAACCGAGCTGTTCCACCGCGATATTGGCATCCAGACAGAAGACACAccccgctcctccctcaacttgTCTACTCCCCTCTTTCCTGGGAACGCAAAAGAAACGGCTACGAATTACCAGGCCAGACGTCTGTCTGGTCTGGTCAAGTCTTTGAGACAAGTTAATGAGGGGTTGGCGAGCCAGTCGGAGGGTTACGCGGATGTGAAGACGGTGCTGGAAGTGATGAGGGATGATTTGGAGGgtttggcgagggagacgagCGGGGAGGTGTATGGGGGGTACAACATGTACGGGGcgaggcaggagagggatgatgagattAGGAGGGCGAAGGAGAATATcaggagggtgaagggggtgcTGTTGAGCAGCAGGAGTTTTCCGGGGGATAGGTCGGGGGTTGTCACGGCTGGGCAAGGgcgagggggggggtttgggattgGGGGAAGGTAG